The following DNA comes from Sander lucioperca isolate FBNREF2018 chromosome 2, SLUC_FBN_1.2, whole genome shotgun sequence.
TACTTACAGACACAACCATCCTCCAGGTAAACACTAAAAGTACTCACAGTTATAGACTGCAGTTCTGTTTATCAAGTCAAAAATTGCAGCACAAACCAGATGCTGATtcatgtcattcttttttttaaattttttttttttaccaggttTCTTCTATGGGAATCACTCCGTTCTTTGTGGAGAATGTCAGTGAGCTGCAGCTGTGTGCCATTAAACTAGTTACAGCAGTAAGTCTGTGttcatttgtttctctctctaaaGAATGTATAGAAATGTGTTTATCTAAAAAGACTGCTTGCGATCTTTTTGGGTCACATTATACGGAATACTACATTGTGGTTTTTTGCAGTTAAATGGCTCCTTCTGACTTTTGTGTACATCTCTTGGTATATCATCCTTTCATGTGTTTTTACTGTTCTACAAAACTATGAAGGTAGAGACTAACCACCTTTTATTTTCTGTCTCCAGGTGTTCTCACGTTATGAGAAGCATCGGCAGCTGATCTTGGAGGAGATCTTCACCTCTTTGGCCAGACTGCCAACCAGCAAACGCTCTCTCAGGAATTTCCGGTAACTTGTTCTATGTTAATTTACATTGATTTATAGCCATTACTAACCCATTAGTATTGTAAGGATAAGGCATCAAATGAAATGCTTTATTTTTGTCCGACCATCAATGTAGCAAAATAATAGTTGAGGCAGAGGTGAAGATTTCACAATTGTGTTCCCAAACCTACTAAGTCCATTATTTTCCTGTATAATACCCATAATAGTAACTGATCATGTATTCTTGCCTCTTGTGTCCCTAGGCTGAACAGCTCAGACCAGGATGGAGAGCCATTGTACATTCAAATGGTGACGGCTCTGGTGCTGCAGCTGATCCAGTGTGTGGTCCACCTCCCCAACGACAAGGACATGTTCGACGAGTACGACAGCAAGGTAAGACAGCAAGCAGACACTCAAAACCACCACGCAAGCAAACATACAATTTATACAAATACAAACGCATTCAAACATGCTCacaagtctttttttcttcgATTTAGGTGGATCAAGATGTATTGATAACCAACTCCTATGAGACGGCAATGAGAACAGCACAAAACTTCCTCTCAGTCTTCCTCAAAAAGTAATTACCATTCCATTTTGTACTGCCTTCAAATAGACTGTGTTCTTTTTTAATAAGAAAGTTGCATTGCACTGAAGCTGTCACCTAAAGTATTTATTACCATGCGACAGTGCAGACTAATGCAGAACAAAAAAAGCTGAAGAACTACTACTTTTTCTCTTTTGGAGCATTACTGCCCCAGTTTGTTATTCCTTCTGCAGCCAGCAGAAATATGTATCAAACCGCCACCATCCTCATGGTGTGCATGTTTCCCCATGTGCATGCTGGGTATTGCATGAGATGCAAACAATTTATGGACCTACTTGTCAAAATTGCTCTATGCCTGTCAAGTACTCACaacacttttttgtgtttggtGGATTTAGTGCCGGCTTGTTCGccttacacattttaattttctatGTCTTCATTATCTGGTGGCTGTATGACGCTTGGCTCCTTTGGCCTGCTACCATTGATATTTTTTCACTATGGTTTCCATTCTTTCCTACTATTTTCCCTTCTTCTCCTCTGCCACCTTCTTCATCTTTCTCCCGTCCTCAGGTGTGGCAGTAAGCAGGGAGAAGAAGATTACCGGCCATTGTTTGAGAACTTTGTACAGGACCTGCTCTCCACAGTAAACAAACCAGAGTGGCCTGCTGCAGAGCTGCTGCTCAGTCTACTTGGTAGACTACTGGTTAGTATGACAGAGCTCTTTCTTTAAACTGAAAATGCAACTATTTGCGCTTAAGTTAAGAATAGATGATTCAGAATAATAGGAGGGCATCTTTTGACAAAAAAGACATGTTAAGAGTTAAGATGTTGCAacttattacattattatttggAAAAGACATCCTCAGGTCGCATGTATTCTTTGAATTTCtaatttatttatatctttatatcACTAGTTTTTGACTTGCCATCAACATAATTACTTTTAATTTGTGGCAGTCAAGTATTTAAACACTTAAAGATGCACTACTGTAGAAAGTTAAATGTACTAATGCAATGATAAGATGGGTTCTTTCTCTTTGAGTGTGCAAGTGAAAGTCAATCTTGGactaaaatgtaaaattcttgatttcttttcttttttgctctGTCTGCTCCCATCAGGTACACCAGTTCAGTAATAAGCAGACAGAGATGGCTCTGAGAGTAGCATCTCTGGACTACCTGGGCACAGTGGCTGCTCGTCTGAGGAAAGACGCTGTCACCAGCAAGATGGACCAGAGATCAATTGATCGAATCCTGCAAGAGGTAGAATAACAACTTCACATTTGATGACCTCACTGTCTCTTGAACATATAAGTTGAAGTTTATAGTGACAAAAATAAGTTAAATGGAACAagcaaaacaattatttttgtgaTCCATCTCTCTCTGATTATATAGTCTCAAGGTAATGATGAGACCCAGCAGCTGCAGAAGGCTCTACTGGACTACTTGGAAGAGAGTGCTGAGACCGATGCCTCACTGGTGGTAAGTTTACATTAGACTGGCTGTGCAAGTGGTGACTTAAAACACATATTTGCATTAAAGTAAGTAGGGCTGGACCCAAACATTTGACTATTCCGATATTTGTTTATTAGGTAGGTTTttggttttaaatgtttctgattttttttttttttttttatactgtagaaTAACCAAatcctaaaaaaataaatgtctttaattaaacagaaaggtctcatgTTGTAGcacagtatttccattttagctCAGTGTGAGTCTTTATTGTGTTTTGCTGTCATTTACATTTGTGTTTCTTTCCACACACGCACGGTGCGGTGCAATGAGAAAAGTGCAGTGACGACTGGGCAGtctgctaacttgttgctcttgCTACCAATATTAGCTGCTCTGTTTCAACAATTTTAGACTGAAAAAACTTGCATGCAGGCTAAAATTCACCATGGTGTTCTGTCGGGATTAAGCTATGATGCTAGGCTAATTTATACAGTGAAACACTGCTGCCCTATGTCATCTCAGCTGTGAACGGAGAAATTTCTGGCTGGATCGAGTTATAACCAAGCAGTCTGATGTgtgtaaggcaaggcagctttatttgtatagcacagttcagcaacaaggcaatccAAAGTGCTTTTCATGAAAGAGCAattcaaaacataaaaacagctaaaatagaataagacacatttaacagaataaaagttacagtacagtgtaagaaatgaacagttactGCTGCAgaggtctgtatggttatactgtagcagcctggTGTCTTTGAAGGTAAACACAGTCAACGACCATGCACAATGCCTCTGCTGGCACTGCACTGACTGGCTGAGTCCTTGATTTGATTTCATGAGTTTTCTATTAGCGGAGCATGGGTTTTAAGCGTCAATATCTTAGTCGATCATCTTTATTTAAttgtgggaagccaaaatcgtgattgTGATTAAtattcgattaattgtgcagccctactttgtcCTCTAGTTTGCTAGAAAGTTCTACGTTGCCCAGTGGTTCCGGGACGCCACCACAGAGGCTGAGAAGTCCATGCGGAACCAAAACCCGAAGGATGAGGACTCATCGGACGGACCACAACATGCCAAGGAGATGGAGACCACCGGTGAAATTATGCAGCGTGCTGAGAAGCGCAAGAAGTTCCTGCGCAACATCATAAAGACCACGCCGGCTCATTTCGCCACCCTGAAGTAAGAATTTGTGAATGTCTCATTAATGTACTCCATATCACATAATAACTTATTGACCTATTTAAACCTatttctctgtttcttttttgttgtcttAGCCACCTGTCAGCTAGAGTTTCACTGTCCGTGTTGTGACTGTATAATCCTATAACATTTGTCCTTTTTGCCCTTCTCTCCAGAATGAACTCTGACACTGTGGACTATGAGGACTCCTGTCTGATTGTGCGTTATTTGGCCTCCATGAGGCCGTTCGCTCAGAGCTTTGATATTTATTTAACACAGGTAAGATCTTACCATaagtttattttgtctttttaatgaATCACAGCAGCtacataaaataataagttGTTCATACAGTATAATACAGGTAATATTAGGACTCACtggtttgtctttgttttgttaaCTGTtgtactgaaaaaaacaaatcatgtGTAATTATAGGTTGGTgcatttataattatttttttatagatcTTGCGAGTCCTCGGGGAAAGTGCCATCGCTGTAAGGACTAAAGCCATGAAATGTTTGTCTGAGGTTGTGGCTGTGGACCCCAGCATACTGGCGAGGGTATGTTAGGATCCGTGTTTGCAAAGACAATTTGTCATGCTTGAATTGCACACACAATTGCTCTGTCAAAATGTACTTTCTAATTCTGTCCTATGCTATTCTGTTATGTATGCAAGTTTTCGTGTTGTCTTTCTTCCCGTGCTATATACTGACACTCTTCTCCACTTCTGCAGTCCGACATGCAGCGAGGCGTCCATGGTCGTTTGATGGACAACTCTACCAGCGTGAGAGAGGCAGCTGTAGAGCTGCTGGGCAAATTTGTGCTCAGCAGACCCCAACTCACCGAGCAGTACTATGACATGCTCATAGAGAGGATACTGGTAAGTTGCCCAATCAGATTCATTGTAGACACATTATTCCGTTGTGAGGTCTTACAATCCCACATTGTGATGCTACAATTGGAACTATTATGATTTATCAGAACAGAACATTTTCCAGGCCATTGCTAGTCCATTGACAAGGACATATCCTGCTGTTTGTCCATACTGGCAACAACATGATGTGATCTTAACCATTATACAGTGCACTGGCAGTTGATTATTATGTCTCCCTTGTGAATGTATCAAGAGCCTCCTACATAGCAAGCTTTTTGATGAggtatctttgagttgtggttCCGTTCATTGTACACCTTTACGATTGTCACATTGGAAAAATAACTTTCTCCCCGTCTCCCACAATATGTTTTACACTTTAAAACCTTACTACTAAACTAGTGTGGAAATGGAGCTGCTGTTGCATGCACCTGTTTAACACGTATTCAAATGTGACGAGCGGGACATCTTCTTCTACTGGGTCAAGGAGGCTATTTTTTCTGGTCGCTGAGTTTTAATGGGAAAGCACTGCAGGGATTGAGATTGAAGATGTTTTAAGTTTCCTTATACATGATAAAAATAATTAAGTAAGGAGCCAGCTTATTAGCAGCATGCAGTCTAAGATTAACACAGATCATTGTGATCGCTGTGGTAATATAAACCATAAATATTGAAATGCAGTCAACACACAAGCTTTGTGTTCATTCTTTGTATTCAGCATATGAGAAGTGAAGGCATTGAAATTGTTGTGCCTGTTGTCATGGAAATGCTCAGGCGGGTTCATGAGAAGTTCACTCTTCATTACAGTCTTATGCTGCCACCTATTGGCAGAAAAATGCTACCGCACCCCAGGCAGTTGTTTCTTTTGTATATGAAAACAAAAGCCTTGTTTTTGATGTAATGCTTGCAGAACATTGCAGAGCCTTTACGATTTGAACTTATTTTGGTGCACAGGACACTGGTATCAGCGTGAGAAAACGGGTGATCAAGATCCTCAGAGACATCTGTCTGGAGCAGCCAACCTTCAGTAAGGTTACTGAGATGTGTGTGAGGATGATCCGCAGGGTCAATGATGAGGAAGGCATCAAGGTATGGATCAACTGCGCCTTTGTCTCTTCACAAtttaagtgaaataaataaatacattgtaaTTCAAAGATATGACTTCCATTCTTCAATCAttattattctatttatttaacATGACTCTTTTTTAGATAGATCTCtctatattgcaatatgttcatcacaaaacatttaaaatatttgtaCACAGTATAGCTCCAACCTAATGACACGTGAACTTGCTGTTTATAGAAATTGGTGAATGAGACATTCCAGAAGTTGTGGTTTACTCCGACTCCAGCCCATGACAAGGAGACCATGACCAGAAAGATCCTCAACATCACTGATGTGGTAGGTTTAACTGAATTGCCAGGTTTTTTTGTATCCAGTAATAAAAATACATCTCAACAAAAAATCTTTCACCAGCCTCCACCCTGTTTCGTTTTCTCATAATGAAGTTTGGCCAGAATATTTTTAATTCTTGCGTCTGATTTCTTCTTCAGGTCTCAGCGTGTCGAGACACCGGCTATGACTGGTTTGAGCAGCTTCTTCAGAATGTAAGCATTTGATTCATGTGTTGGGGCTTCACCTGGTGGGAAATATATCAATgtttaaaacctttttaaaataaacattgtctCTCTTGTTCTAGCTTCTCAAGTCTGAGGAGGATGCATCCTATAAACCAGCAAAAAAGGCCTGTGTTCAGCTAGTTGACAATCTGGTAGAGCACATCCTCAAATACGAGGAGTCTCTTTCAGGTATGCAAGTTTATCATTTGACACCAACTCAAACTGGGCCATGTGGCAGAtgttgattttcttttaaacCACTGTCTATACTTCTAGTCAGTGCTCTGTAGTAAGTTTGATTTTGAATTATTATACTATTAAAATTAGAATGAATGTATTTCCTCTTTCCTCTGTAGAGAACAAAGGTGTAAACTCAACACGGCTAGTGGCGTGTATCACCACCTTGTACTTATTCAGCAAGATCAGAGCCCAGCTCATGGTCAAACATGCAATGACCATGCAACCCTACCTGACCACAAAGTGTAACGTAAGTTGTGCATACTAAATCCATTTTGTTACTGTGGAAGTATTAAGGAAATACTTAAGCCGTAGTGCGTAATTAATGACTCTTTACATGTGTGGAGGAATTAACATAACAAATTCACGGCCTAATCTCCAGATTGGATTGAGCAGTGAAAAGACAATTTTGCAATGATTTTTCTGTTTGGTGAACCAGTCGAGTCACTATTGGTACCTGATCTATCAGAGCTTCCCCAGTAATTACTGGTATATTGTTTCCCCTGCAGTCTTCCAATGACTTCATGGTCATCTGTAACGTGGCAAAGATCTTGGAGCTTGTGGTACCTCTGATGGAGCACCCCAGTGAAACTTTCCTTGCCACCATCGAAGAAGACCTCATGAAACTCATCATCAAATACGGCATGACGGTGCGTGGCAGTggcttttttttagaaatgtataTTGGGTACACCATTGTAGAACCAGGTGTGCTCTGTGAAATGTAAGTGAAGTGTAATCAGTGCTACAGAGATGACATGGTGGTCTTCCTTCCTTTTCTCTAGGTGGTCCAGCACTGTGTGAGCTGTCTTGGAGCAGTTGTCAACAAAGTCACACACAACTATAAGTTTGTCTGGGCTTGCTTCAACAGATTCTATGGTGAGATATACAGTTAGCAACTTTGATTGTGTATGCACTGTTTTTGCAAGGACAACAGAAGTCTTCAGTGAGCTTTAAAGTGTCACCTTTACCACATTCCAAGACCAGGCAATATAACTTGTGTTTCAACTTTCCAAACAATGTATCAATTTAAACGAGAGTACACTCTagttttaagttaaaaaaaatatatatataaaaactgcaaaaaataaaaattggaaCTTTAAagtctttatctttttttttttttcaggcgCACTTAACAAGCTGAAGGTTCAGCATCAGGAGGATCCTAACAGCACGACATTGGTAGCAAACAAGCCTTTCCTGCTGCGATCGCTCTTCACTGTGGGTGCTCTGGCCCGGCACTTTGATTTTGATCTGGAGGAGTTCAAGGGCACCAACAAGGTAGGATTGCAGTTGATGTGTCATaatatttaaaatttgaaaTACATAGCATACATAGCTTAGATGTGAAATGAAAGCCATTGCTTTTCCATCTTTGTTGCTGCTAtaacaaatgtttaaatgtacGCTATCTTACAACTACGTGTCCATGTATGTTGTGTACAGGTTGAGATCAAGGAGAAAGTTCTGGAGTTGCTGATATACTTCACCAAACATGAGGACGAGGAGGTCAAGACCAAAGCCATCATTGGCTTAGGCAAGAAcaccatttttaaatattagttttgaCAAATGTAAAGGTCACCATATTTATTGTGTGCAAAAACCTATCTTTAGATTTTCTTTCCCCAGCAGGTATAGATGAGGTGGATGGAGATGCATTGTTTACATGTCTTTGCTTTGTGTTATTCTATTTCCTCAGGCTTCCTCGTGATCATGCATCCCAGCCAGATGTTTATGCCTGAGGTAAAGACCTTGTACAATGGCATCCTGGCTGACAGTGCCTCCTCCATCAACCTCAAAATCCAGATCCTCAAAAACCTCCAGACATACCTTCAAGAGGAGGACACGCGGATGCAGGAAGCAGACAGAGAATGTAAGTAAAGTTGTGGTTGTTGCTGTACTTTTTAACAGCTTTTTGATTCAGCACTCCAGTGTTACATCCTCTGACAGCATactggttttgtttttgtttgtcaaaGTTGGTGCAACACATCATATTTTGTGACCTTGCAGGGAAGAAACTGTCCAAAAAGGAGGATCTGAAGGAGATGGGAGACATCTCTTCAGGAATGAGCAGCTCCATCATGCAGCTTTATCTTAAACAGGTGCTGGAGGCATTCTTCCACACCCAGTCCAGTGTACGGCACTTTGCTCTCAACGTCATAGCTCTCACACTCAACCAGGGTCTCATCCATCCAGTTCAGGTAAGATATGAGAGCCAGAAGCTGTCAAACCACCCCACCTCtagtaattaataaaaaataaacccaaACTACCATTTTATTAATGCATCTTTGTCCTAGAATTGGGCTCATAGATGTAGTATTTCAATATGATATCAATTATCATTTGGTCACATTTATCCTTGGTTTTGTGTGTGAATCTTAAAGCCTGAAACTAACTCCTAAAAGATAACCATTATTTCATGTGTTCTAGTATAGTTAAACCCTCATTTACTTCAATGTAACAGTTTTGATAAACAGAAGAATGAACGTATGTGACGTCCcctctttttttgtcttgtctgtGCAGTGTGTACCCTACCTCATTGCTATGGGAACAGACCCAGAGCCCAGCATGAGGAACAAATCTGATCAGCAGCTGGTGGAGATTGACAAGAAGTACACAGGATTCATCCATGTGAGTCGGTGTTCTGTGTTGCCAAGTTTTGAAATATGACTCGCCTTCATTACTTGATGACTTAAGCTAGTTCAACCATTTGTACCTGGAAAAGGAAATCTAACTTAGTCTTTCAGTGCTCTCCTAATAACCTCCAATACAGAATGATCAACATACGCTCACTCAGTCATCCAGCAACATCTTAGTGCCGGTGGTAGAATGTGCTGAATGACCTTTtatattgatttgattttaaaatatattaaagaaaCTGAGATCCAAGTGTATCCATGGCAGTATCATATAAAATAGGCAGCTGCAGATCACGTTAAACAGTCACGTTCTATAGCTGCTTTACTGCTGAAGTGGTTTGTGGTAGAACTTTATTCCTCCATTAATAGCCAGTAGACCAACACCAGGaatacacattaaacacacaaccagATTCTACATAACATAGATTCAGATTCTGCATAAAATTTTTTCACAATGTAAATGGCACTTCTGTAGTGATGGAGAAATACTGTGAcacaatttttatttattggcaCATTCTCATGGCACCAGCTGTCTCAACAGTTGCCTGAAATGCTAAGTTTGTAACCCTTTTCTTTCAACATTCTTTCACAGATGAAAGCAGTTGCTGGGATGAAGATGTCTTACAACTTGCAGCAGGCCATCGAGTCGTCTCGTAGGACCATCATAAGAGGTTTCAGACAGGACGAGACTCACTCAGCACTCTGCTCCCACCTCTTCACTATGATCCGGGGGAACCGGCAGCACCGGAGGGCGTTCCTCATCTCACTGCTGAACCTCTTCGATGACAGTTCTGTGAGTAAAAACCTGCACTCACCTTAACACGCCTTGGCACTGCTCAGTGTAAAGTGGTATATCCTCGTTAACGACATGCCAAGTAGAAATCTACTTGGCCAACAGTGTGTCTTGGCACGAAATGTAATCACGTGTAAATGTTAAATATGACTCTTAGGGATACAGGCAACTCAACTTTAAAGCAATACCTTTTAATAAAGATACAACAAACACTGTGGTGTTGAAAGAATTTAAATctaattattttactgtcttGCTAATGTAATAAGACTAGGTTATTTTTGACCATGTATGAATAGATAAAATTCTAATAAGCGAACAGTGCAAATAGAGATTGTACCAGGCACTGACTCTCACTCATGCTTTTCCCCTCTTTTCTTTCTATTTCTGCAGAAGACGGAAGTAAACATGCTTCTGTTTGTAGCAGACAACCTCGCCTGTTTCCCATACCAGAGCCAGGAGGAGCCTCTCTTCATTATGCATCACATAGACATCACCCTGTCTGTTTCTGGCAGCAACTTGTTGCAAACCTTCAAAGAGGTAGGATCGCATTTTTAAAAGTAGCTTGCATgtactggggggggggggtatgtgTTCCTTCCAATGGGGTTGAAAGAATCTTCAAAAGCAAATTTTGTTTACagttatttgtatttatatggATTTTTATAAATTTCTCCTGTCCAGCTTCTGCTAAAGGAGCCGAGGCGTAAGGAGAAGAGGGTAAAGGTAAAGGAGTGGAAGAACACGTCAGAtggggaggatgaagaggaaaagATGAACTGCGATTCTCCAAGGAGCAATGAGGAAGAAAACAGTGACAGTGACGGTGTGGTACGGCGGCCTAAAAAGGCAAGAAAACCTGTTACAGACTCGGAGAGCTCAGAGTCAGAAACTGATCTGGACGATTTGGATTTGGAAGATGTGGAAAAAGTAATGAGGCTCGTCCCAGACAATCCCACAGGTCTCTTGGACTTTGCCAATTCTGTTCAGGGCATCCTGTTGCTGCTGGTGCTCAAACAGCATCTGAAGAACCAATATGGATTCTCTGACGGGTAAGGTCTACATAATCTTAATTTCTATACAGCCTTTATCTAAATGACTATAATGTCTGAATTTCTAAGTGTGGATTAGTTTGAGCAATTCAAACCTTCAGCCACATTGGGAATTCTATGACCTCTGTAACTCGACATTTTTTGTCTTCCAACAGAAAAATTCAGAAGTACTCTCCGACAGAGTCGGCCAAGGTGTACGATAAGGCAGTGaacagaaaaagcaacattaacTTCCACCCACGACAAACCATCGACTTCATCTCCAACAACATGGCTCGCGCCACACTGACAAACGATGTCAAGAAGCGGATTGTCAGACAGTACCTAGATGTGAGTAATGAAGCTATATCAAACTTTCATTGCCATCACAGATTGCCAGTTAATCTGTTTTTGGGTCTTCTCGACAGTCACATCAGGATTTAAATATAAAGTTATTTCTAATTATCTGAAGAAAGTTATCAATACACTGTAAAATGTGCCAAGATTGGGTTAGCATTCAAGGAAGTTcagtatttcattttaaattatgttttgacCTATAACTGGGCCTTGCAGTGGGTACGGGCTGTGACTTCATAAATCTACTGGGCCTCATAACAGACACCATTCTCTAGCCCTCACACAATTGAACTTTAAGCTGGCTGCCTTTATCACCTACTCTCACCCAAGCAAAGAGATGATACTCGGCGGCTTGACCAGGCCTTATATCTACATTGTATCTGCGTGGGCTTAACTGTCGTGGCTGGCCCCACTGGCTTGAGTTTTCCCCTTCAAATCATTCAATACCTGTACGTTTCCTATGGTTACCCAAACTCTATTCTGTCGTGTTGGGTTCTTTGAGGTTGATGTTTAAATGCTGCAGAGTGTGAAACTTGTGTCTCAAAGTTAGTTTCTTGTCTTTTCACTCTGCTCAGTTCAAGGTTCTGATGGAACATCTGGACCCAgacgaggaggatgaggagggagaAGCGTCTGCCAGCGCTAACATCAGAAACAAAGCCATAAATGCCCTACTGGGAGGCTCCGGCCCCATGTCAGGACCCAGCCCGCGCAATCAGGCAGGGCCAGAGACGGATGATGATTATAGTGACGACGAAAGGACCCCAGGGGTGAGAGCAATAGACAGACG
Coding sequences within:
- the nipbla gene encoding nipped-B-like protein A isoform X2; this encodes MNGDMPHVPITTLAGIASLTDLLNQLPLPSPLPATTTKSLLYNGRIAEEVTCLLGCRDENLASQLAHGLNQVSTEHIELKDNLGSDEPEGDAPLLLQTMLARNPGIFREKNVMQQPMVPPYKITQNSMHSPAQPANFQPAAMSPNPPSRFVAPQTGPSSRYMGQNSPVPSPYTPQSPAPGYIQQYPHQQPPSYNQHQQIQQVSVASPMVPGGIRNIHEGKVSGQMANTANHHSDRHGTEDYMNIVHRLSNEEGDSTMRNPSFSLRSPQCSPAGSEGTPKPGSRPPLILQSPPPYAPSPREGGPDQKQQLQQRKKAPAVKEEKDMYDIVSSPNKDSTKLTLKLSRVKSNESDTPGDVLPGMDENSDNMEAELGFQQVPVLQQNLARLQQQQQAGGASGLQPPSSPYDEAELDALAEIERIEREAASEKCSKEVQDKDKPLKKRKQDSFPLEPGAGGPGGPTGAPGSGSTGGGNAGKLTPQEATAAENGASRPPLMIKRDKDGSGSNESEMWGQPKVKLERLGLVKDFENRPKPVVVLKKLSVDQIQRIIRHSKSGKNRISSGKSGKSGMDPAVLKELPPELLAEIESTMPLCERVKVNKRKRSTVNEKPKYAEVSSDEDFDANGESARKRQRRDKDRSWDMEERERRGSGDHRKSGHRDSRRGSGSRYRDSSEEHSPPPSMSEIARKMKMKEKQKKRKAYEPKLTQEELMDSSTFKRFLASIDNILDNLEDVDFTTMAADDDEIPQEFLLGKHQLNELGSESAKIKAMGISSRIPSDKLVKLLNILEKNIQDGSKLSTMMSHDHDAEDEEKLWRDLIMERVTKSADACLTALNIMTSSHMPKAVYIEDVIERVLQYTKYHLQNTLYPQYDPVYRVDPHGGGLLSSKAKRAKCSTHKQRVIVMLYNKVCDIVSNMSELLEIQLLTDTTILQVSSMGITPFFVENVSELQLCAIKLVTAVFSRYEKHRQLILEEIFTSLARLPTSKRSLRNFRLNSSDQDGEPLYIQMVTALVLQLIQCVVHLPNDKDMFDEYDSKVDQDVLITNSYETAMRTAQNFLSVFLKKCGSKQGEEDYRPLFENFVQDLLSTVNKPEWPAAELLLSLLGRLLVHQFSNKQTEMALRVASLDYLGTVAARLRKDAVTSKMDQRSIDRILQESQGNDETQQLQKALLDYLEESAETDASLVFARKFYVAQWFRDATTEAEKSMRNQNPKDEDSSDGPQHAKEMETTGEIMQRAEKRKKFLRNIIKTTPAHFATLKMNSDTVDYEDSCLIVRYLASMRPFAQSFDIYLTQILRVLGESAIAVRTKAMKCLSEVVAVDPSILARSDMQRGVHGRLMDNSTSVREAAVELLGKFVLSRPQLTEQYYDMLIERILDTGISVRKRVIKILRDICLEQPTFSKVTEMCVRMIRRVNDEEGIKKLVNETFQKLWFTPTPAHDKETMTRKILNITDVVSACRDTGYDWFEQLLQNLLKSEEDASYKPAKKACVQLVDNLVEHILKYEESLSENKGVNSTRLVACITTLYLFSKIRAQLMVKHAMTMQPYLTTKCNSSNDFMVICNVAKILELVVPLMEHPSETFLATIEEDLMKLIIKYGMTVVQHCVSCLGAVVNKVTHNYKFVWACFNRFYGALNKLKVQHQEDPNSTTLVANKPFLLRSLFTVGALARHFDFDLEEFKGTNKVEIKEKVLELLIYFTKHEDEEVKTKAIIGLGFLVIMHPSQMFMPEVKTLYNGILADSASSINLKIQILKNLQTYLQEEDTRMQEADREWKKLSKKEDLKEMGDISSGMSSSIMQLYLKQVLEAFFHTQSSVRHFALNVIALTLNQGLIHPVQCVPYLIAMGTDPEPSMRNKSDQQLVEIDKKYTGFIHMKAVAGMKMSYNLQQAIESSRRTIIRGFRQDETHSALCSHLFTMIRGNRQHRRAFLISLLNLFDDSSKTEVNMLLFVADNLACFPYQSQEEPLFIMHHIDITLSVSGSNLLQTFKELLLKEPRRKEKRVKVKEWKNTSDGEDEEEKMNCDSPRSNEEENSDSDGVVRRPKKARKPVTDSESSESETDLDDLDLEDVEKVMRLVPDNPTGLLDFANSVQGILLLLVLKQHLKNQYGFSDGKIQKYSPTESAKVYDKAVNRKSNINFHPRQTIDFISNNMARATLTNDVKKRIVRQYLDFKVLMEHLDPDEEDEEGEASASANIRNKAINALLGGSGPMSGPSPRNQAGPETDDDYSDDERTPGSSRRSRRAGDSSDPGRMSETVESMDVIALCCPKYKDRPQIARVIQKTSNGYSIHWMAGSYSGPWADAKKRDGRKQVPWVDTIKESDIIYKKIALTSNHKLSNKVVQTLRSMYAAREGGAS